One genomic region from Aneurinibacillus sp. REN35 encodes:
- a CDS encoding DUF3006 domain-containing protein yields MRHKKIILDRFEENIAVLEIEGESRDVPRTLLPKDAKPGDVLVLTDGKYMIDEKTTDERRKAVQRLMNELWED; encoded by the coding sequence ATGAGGCATAAGAAAATCATTCTGGATCGTTTTGAAGAAAACATAGCGGTACTTGAGATAGAGGGCGAGAGTCGGGATGTGCCTAGAACCCTGCTTCCCAAAGACGCCAAGCCTGGCGATGTACTTGTGCTAACAGATGGAAAGTATATGATTGATGAAAAAACCACAGATGAGCGAAGGAAAGCTGTGCAAAGACTGATGAATGAGTTATGGGAAGACTAG
- a CDS encoding STAS domain-containing protein, with protein sequence MSTNENDVLREEIIQLRNELEEYKQMIEHISVPIIPSIIPETNLVPITGKLTAQRLEMIISTIIESPYNKNVTTIVVDFTGVTTEHIQGLDLGIFGSYIQKLTSTLRLMGIQTLFTGFSPAIARELIHLEETVYQKLKTFLNFSYALTYLMKQKKLSLQKSKD encoded by the coding sequence ATGAGTACAAATGAAAATGATGTACTGAGAGAAGAGATTATTCAACTTAGGAATGAACTCGAAGAGTATAAACAGATGATCGAGCATATATCTGTTCCTATCATTCCTTCGATTATTCCTGAGACGAATCTTGTGCCAATCACGGGTAAGCTAACAGCCCAACGGCTTGAGATGATCATTTCGACAATCATAGAAAGCCCCTATAATAAGAACGTCACGACGATCGTTGTTGATTTTACGGGTGTTACAACAGAACATATACAGGGCTTAGATCTGGGTATCTTCGGATCTTATATTCAGAAGCTGACAAGTACATTACGCCTGATGGGGATTCAAACTTTATTTACAGGATTTTCTCCTGCCATTGCGCGCGAACTTATACATTTAGAAGAAACGGTGTACCAGAAGCTGAAAACATTTTTAAATTTTTCATATGCACTTACGTATTTAATGAAGCAGAAAAAGCTATCGCTTCAAAAGAGTAAAGACTAA